Proteins encoded in a region of the Bacteroidota bacterium genome:
- a CDS encoding acyl-CoA dehydrogenase, translating into MDFNLTETQKMIRDTARQFAQDELAASAELRDEKEEFPYDAVKKLGELGFMGMMVPEQYAGAGLDTVSYSLAVEEISRVDASCGVIMSVNNSLVCYGINEFGTEEQKQNYLKPLASGKKLGAFALSEPEAGSDATNQHTQAVRDGDYYILNGIKNWITNGYNADFVLVMAATDSAKGSKGISTFIVEKGMPGFSVGKKERKLGIRSSDTVSIAFQDVRVPAANRIGDEGFGFKFAMKTLDGGRIGIASQAVGIAQASLDAAVKYSKERKAFDQPLSNLQAIQFKIADMATEVDAARLLTLRAAAVKDSGERFTQPAAMAKLFASKVAVQCALEAIQIHGGYGYIREYRVERYLRDAKITEIYEGTSEIQRIVIARSLLQ; encoded by the coding sequence ATGGACTTCAACCTGACTGAAACACAAAAGATGATCCGCGATACGGCACGTCAATTCGCTCAGGATGAATTGGCGGCAAGCGCGGAATTACGCGACGAGAAGGAGGAGTTTCCATATGATGCCGTGAAGAAACTCGGTGAGTTGGGGTTTATGGGAATGATGGTCCCGGAACAATACGCCGGGGCAGGGCTCGACACGGTGAGTTACTCGCTTGCCGTCGAAGAAATTTCCCGGGTCGATGCTTCATGCGGCGTGATTATGTCGGTAAATAATTCCCTCGTGTGCTACGGTATCAACGAATTCGGGACTGAAGAACAAAAGCAGAACTATCTGAAACCGCTGGCTTCAGGGAAAAAGCTGGGTGCATTTGCCCTCTCGGAACCGGAAGCCGGCAGTGATGCGACAAATCAGCATACGCAGGCAGTGCGCGACGGCGATTATTATATCCTGAACGGAATCAAGAATTGGATCACAAACGGCTATAACGCCGACTTCGTTTTGGTCATGGCTGCAACCGATTCCGCAAAAGGGAGTAAGGGGATCAGCACGTTCATTGTCGAGAAAGGGATGCCCGGATTTTCCGTCGGCAAGAAAGAGCGAAAGCTGGGCATACGAAGCTCCGATACGGTGTCGATTGCTTTTCAAGATGTTCGCGTCCCCGCCGCCAACAGAATAGGCGATGAGGGATTCGGGTTCAAATTTGCGATGAAGACGTTGGACGGCGGACGCATCGGCATCGCTTCGCAAGCAGTGGGTATCGCACAGGCAAGCCTGGATGCCGCGGTAAAATATTCGAAAGAGCGTAAAGCGTTCGATCAGCCCCTCTCGAATTTACAGGCTATCCAGTTCAAGATTGCAGACATGGCGACTGAGGTCGATGCCGCTCGTTTGTTGACGCTGCGTGCAGCGGCCGTCAAAGATTCCGGAGAGAGGTTCACGCAGCCAGCGGCCATGGCGAAGCTTTTTGCCTCGAAAGTTGCTGTTCAATGCGCGCTCGAAGCAATTCAAATTCACGGCGGTTATGGTTACATCCGCGAATATCGCGTCGAGCGCTATTTGCGCGATGCGAAAATCACGGAAATTTATGAAGGGACCTCGGAAATCCAGCGCATTGTCATTGCCCGATCCCTGTTGCAGTAA
- a CDS encoding CoA-acylating methylmalonate-semialdehyde dehydrogenase has translation MPSRADIVASSLQEAFLSKTKRLNNYVGGGWVEPNGAEYLPVMNPSIGEQIAEVPISTARDVDAAAAAASNAFQTWSSVPIKERAEVFYRYKNLLEKNAGDLAALVHEENGKTMSEANAEIDKSIEVTEFACSMPQLVPGEILEVSKGVECRIDRYPLGVVASITPFNFPSMVPNWTIPNVLVLGNTMILKPSEQVPLSACKIAEMLKEAGLPDGVFNIVHGTQGVVEAICDHSGIQAVSFVGSTRVAKIVYTRATSHLKRALCLGGAKNHLVVLPDANEEMTASNVAASMSGCAGQRCMAASAMIAVGNVDRIIQALCAEARKIVPGKNLGAVISQKAKVRIEGYISDAEKQGARILVDGRNAVVPGKEKGFYVGPTIIDFVRPEMRIAQEEVFGPVLAVIRAKTVDDAIAIENNSPYGNAASVFTQSGGTAKYFAERASAGMVGVNIGVPVPREPFSFGGWNESKFGSGDITGKSSIEFFSKLKKTTVKWNPESKVNWMS, from the coding sequence ATGCCATCCAGAGCGGATATCGTTGCTTCATCGCTGCAAGAGGCCTTTTTGTCAAAGACAAAAAGGTTGAACAATTACGTCGGCGGAGGCTGGGTTGAACCGAATGGCGCAGAATATCTTCCCGTGATGAATCCCTCCATCGGTGAGCAGATCGCCGAGGTGCCGATTTCCACGGCAAGGGATGTTGATGCCGCGGCGGCGGCTGCGAGTAATGCATTTCAAACATGGTCCTCAGTGCCGATCAAGGAGCGTGCGGAGGTATTCTATCGTTACAAAAATCTATTGGAGAAAAATGCAGGGGATCTAGCGGCGTTGGTGCACGAGGAAAACGGCAAGACGATGAGTGAGGCAAATGCGGAAATTGATAAGTCCATCGAAGTGACCGAATTTGCCTGTTCAATGCCGCAGCTTGTGCCGGGGGAGATATTGGAGGTAAGCAAAGGCGTAGAATGCCGGATCGACCGGTATCCGCTTGGTGTTGTCGCGAGTATTACGCCTTTTAACTTTCCATCCATGGTTCCGAACTGGACGATTCCTAACGTGTTGGTATTGGGAAATACCATGATCCTCAAGCCGTCAGAGCAAGTACCCTTGAGCGCATGTAAGATCGCCGAGATGCTGAAAGAGGCCGGGCTTCCGGATGGCGTGTTTAATATCGTTCACGGGACGCAGGGGGTCGTCGAGGCAATTTGCGACCATTCGGGCATTCAAGCGGTTTCGTTTGTCGGTTCAACCAGAGTTGCGAAGATCGTTTATACGCGAGCGACCTCTCATTTAAAACGGGCGCTCTGCTTGGGAGGGGCAAAGAATCATCTTGTCGTTCTCCCCGATGCGAACGAGGAGATGACCGCCTCGAATGTCGCGGCATCGATGAGCGGATGCGCCGGCCAGCGCTGCATGGCTGCATCGGCAATGATCGCCGTCGGCAATGTTGACAGGATCATCCAAGCATTATGCGCCGAAGCGCGAAAGATCGTTCCGGGGAAAAATCTCGGCGCCGTCATTTCCCAGAAGGCCAAAGTGAGGATCGAAGGCTACATCAGCGACGCTGAAAAACAAGGAGCCAGGATACTTGTGGACGGACGGAACGCCGTTGTGCCAGGAAAAGAAAAGGGCTTTTATGTCGGACCGACGATCATCGACTTTGTCCGGCCAGAGATGCGCATCGCACAGGAAGAAGTATTTGGTCCGGTCCTTGCCGTCATTCGGGCCAAAACAGTTGACGATGCAATTGCCATTGAGAATAATTCTCCGTATGGAAACGCCGCATCGGTGTTTACGCAAAGCGGCGGAACGGCGAAATATTTTGCCGAACGGGCAAGCGCCGGAATGGTCGGCGTCAATATCGGGGTGCCGGTTCCGAGAGAACCGTTTTCTTTCGGCGGATGGAACGAATCCAAATTCGGCTCGGGAGATATAACAGGAAAAAGCTCGATCGAATTCTTTTCAAAATTGAAAAAGACAACGGTAAAATGGAATCCAGAGTCGAAAGTCAACTGGATGAGTTGA
- a CDS encoding class I SAM-dependent methyltransferase, with amino-acid sequence MATDKFFSKWSKKYAKRFRKTGLERTQEYLLEGIRKEPVVSKRLLDIGCGVGSLHLTLLREGAAAVVGVDMSNGMLEQAKKLAGENHLEGRAEYILGDFVAESKAIQEADITMLDKVVCCYEDYRTLINASTSKTKAIYALSHPKDSLIMRCIFTLQILVLKLFRSSFHPFWHNWNDVQKAIIDQGFHLLYSNSTIAWQVLVYKRTDSSPLIVSKL; translated from the coding sequence GTGGCGACAGATAAGTTCTTCTCAAAGTGGTCGAAGAAATATGCGAAACGTTTTCGCAAAACCGGCCTTGAGAGAACGCAGGAATATTTGTTGGAAGGCATCCGGAAGGAGCCGGTCGTTTCAAAAAGACTCCTCGATATCGGCTGCGGTGTCGGTTCACTTCATCTAACCCTGTTGCGTGAGGGGGCCGCCGCAGTTGTCGGCGTTGACATGTCTAACGGCATGCTGGAGCAGGCAAAAAAACTGGCAGGGGAAAATCATCTGGAAGGGAGGGCCGAATATATCCTCGGCGATTTTGTTGCCGAATCAAAAGCGATTCAGGAAGCTGATATAACCATGCTGGACAAGGTCGTTTGCTGCTACGAAGATTACCGAACGCTTATAAATGCGTCCACGAGCAAGACGAAAGCAATTTATGCCCTCAGCCATCCTAAGGACAGCCTCATCATGAGATGCATTTTTACGCTGCAGATCCTTGTCTTAAAATTGTTCCGGAGTTCTTTTCATCCCTTTTGGCACAACTGGAATGATGTGCAAAAGGCTATTATCGATCAAGGGTTTCATTTGCTGTATTCAAACTCAACGATCGCATGGCAAGTGCTCGTCTATAAAAGAACCGATTCTTCTCCTCTCATTGTTTCCAAGTTGTAG
- a CDS encoding NCS1 family nucleobase:cation symporter-1 gives MRDPLHSQIVEVDISPAADSSLINDDIAPTKISDRKWGTYDIAALWISMSACIPTYMLASSLISEGMNWYEAVLTVFLGNVIVLIPMILNAHAGTKYGIPFPVYCRASFGTRGANIPALLRAFVACGWFGIQSWIGGWAIYKMVTIYVPSWDALPPWFAGINTPQLICFLFFWGINMLVIYKGIDSIRFLLNIKAPLLIILGLVLLAWAYYQAGGFGPMLSQPSQFVHGGLKEGRFWSVFFPSLTGMIGFWATLSLNIPDFTRYSRTQRDQMLGQAIGLPATMALYSFIGVAVTSATIVIYGGFPIWDPVVLISRFTNPLVLLVSLFALCLATLATNLAANVVSPANDFANLWPSKITFRIGGLITGIIGIIIQPWKLVADPNGYIFTWLVGYSALLGPIGGILICDYFVIRHTVLHPIDLYKAEGEYSYSNGFNRAAIAALVLGIAPSVPGFLGTVKIIDPASAGSLLMNMYSYAWFIGFIVAFAVYAVLVLRKK, from the coding sequence ATGCGCGACCCATTACATTCTCAAATTGTCGAAGTCGACATCTCGCCCGCAGCGGACAGTTCGCTGATCAACGACGATATTGCGCCGACAAAAATCTCAGACCGCAAGTGGGGGACCTATGATATTGCGGCGTTGTGGATTTCTATGTCGGCGTGCATTCCGACCTACATGCTTGCCTCGTCCCTCATTTCAGAGGGAATGAATTGGTACGAAGCGGTCCTCACGGTTTTTCTCGGCAACGTGATCGTGTTGATCCCGATGATTCTCAACGCCCATGCCGGCACGAAGTACGGCATCCCCTTCCCCGTCTATTGCCGCGCGTCGTTTGGCACACGCGGCGCCAACATTCCGGCATTGCTCCGCGCATTTGTCGCGTGCGGATGGTTCGGCATTCAAAGCTGGATCGGCGGCTGGGCGATCTATAAAATGGTTACGATCTATGTTCCGTCGTGGGATGCGCTCCCCCCATGGTTCGCCGGAATCAACACTCCCCAGCTGATCTGCTTTTTATTCTTCTGGGGAATCAACATGCTCGTGATCTACAAAGGGATCGATTCGATTCGGTTCCTTCTCAACATCAAGGCTCCGCTGCTCATCATCTTAGGCCTGGTTTTGCTCGCATGGGCGTACTATCAGGCAGGAGGTTTCGGACCGATGCTTTCGCAGCCATCGCAGTTCGTGCATGGTGGATTGAAGGAAGGACGATTCTGGTCCGTATTTTTCCCTTCTTTGACCGGCATGATCGGTTTCTGGGCAACGCTGTCGTTGAACATTCCGGATTTTACACGTTATTCGCGGACGCAGCGCGATCAGATGCTCGGACAGGCGATCGGCCTGCCCGCAACGATGGCATTGTACTCGTTCATCGGCGTCGCTGTCACATCGGCGACGATCGTGATCTATGGCGGGTTTCCGATCTGGGACCCGGTTGTCCTGATTTCTCGTTTTACGAATCCCCTCGTGCTCCTCGTTTCATTGTTCGCTTTATGTCTGGCGACTTTGGCGACAAATCTTGCGGCGAATGTGGTCAGCCCGGCGAACGATTTTGCAAACCTCTGGCCTTCAAAAATCACCTTCCGAATCGGCGGGTTGATCACCGGGATCATAGGAATCATCATTCAACCATGGAAACTTGTTGCAGACCCGAACGGCTATATTTTCACCTGGTTAGTCGGATATTCTGCCCTTCTCGGACCGATCGGGGGGATATTAATATGCGATTACTTTGTCATCCGGCACACCGTTCTGCATCCTATCGATCTCTATAAGGCGGAGGGAGAATATAGTTATTCAAATGGATTTAACCGTGCAGCAATTGCGGCACTCGTGCTAGGTATAGCCCCAAGCGTACCTGGCTTTCTCGGCACAGTGAAGATCATCGACCCGGCATCAGCCGGATCATTACTGATGAATATGTACAGTTACGCATGGTTCATTGGATTTATTGTTGCATTCGCGGTGTACGCAGTGCTTGTTCTCAGGAAGAAATAG
- a CDS encoding DUF1761 domain-containing protein produces the protein MERPKINFVAVLVVAFIQFILGAVWYSPILFGTKWMQLTGITMEMAAKMSPWKSYGLTFLAYLVLCWVLIHALAYAKARTVVEGAMVGFWNWFGFVATIMGITNRYQMQPWALWAVDSSYQLVNFVLGGIMLTVWHRGLWEKEEAM, from the coding sequence ATGGAAAGGCCTAAAATTAACTTCGTTGCAGTTTTGGTTGTAGCCTTCATCCAGTTTATCTTAGGGGCGGTCTGGTATTCGCCTATCCTTTTTGGAACGAAGTGGATGCAACTGACCGGCATTACGATGGAGATGGCGGCGAAGATGAGCCCGTGGAAATCGTACGGCCTGACCTTTCTTGCTTATCTTGTCCTCTGCTGGGTGCTCATTCATGCCCTTGCTTATGCAAAAGCGAGGACCGTCGTCGAGGGGGCAATGGTTGGATTTTGGAATTGGTTCGGATTCGTCGCAACGATCATGGGGATCACCAATCGCTATCAAATGCAGCCGTGGGCACTCTGGGCGGTCGACAGCAGTTATCAGCTTGTCAATTTTGTGCTCGGAGGAATCATGTTAACGGTGTGGCATAGAGGGCTCTGGGAAAAAGAAGAAGCAATGTAA
- the hydA gene encoding dihydropyrimidinase — protein MSTLIKNGRIVTAEQDYTADVYVEKDKITAIGTNLPMRADAVIDAKDRYVIPGGVDVHTHMDMPFGGTTSSDDFETGTRAAAFGGTTCIIDFAIQSKGTKMRDALDVWWKKGEKATIDFSLHMIITDLPEAHLEDMNEMVREGVTSFKLFMAYPNVLMVDDATIFRAMRQTGNNGALVCMHAENGGVIDLFIQKALAEGKTAPIYHALTRPTTAESEAVNRAIALAQMAGSPVYIVHLSSADALEKVSEARDKGVPVFAETCPQYLLLSVEDLDRPNFEGAKFVFTPPLREKWHQDKLWEGLKKNTLQVVSTDHCPFCFKEQKELGRDSFAKIPNGGPGVENRLQLLHHHGVNQKRISLNRWVELVAATPAKMFGLYPRKGTIAVGSDADIVIWDPNKEITISAASHHMRVDYSMFEGFKVKGDAETVLSRGEIIVDKGKWLGNVGRGTFIKRDTYAGAWR, from the coding sequence ATGTCAACATTAATCAAGAACGGACGCATCGTTACAGCCGAGCAGGATTACACAGCCGATGTCTACGTCGAAAAGGACAAGATCACGGCGATCGGCACAAATCTTCCGATGCGCGCCGATGCCGTCATCGATGCAAAGGACAGGTATGTAATTCCGGGAGGGGTCGATGTTCATACGCACATGGATATGCCGTTTGGAGGAACAACCTCGAGCGATGATTTTGAAACGGGCACGCGTGCCGCAGCATTCGGCGGAACAACCTGCATCATCGATTTTGCCATCCAATCCAAAGGGACGAAGATGCGGGACGCGCTCGACGTTTGGTGGAAAAAGGGGGAAAAAGCCACGATCGACTTCAGCCTTCACATGATCATTACAGATCTGCCGGAGGCCCACCTTGAGGACATGAACGAGATGGTCCGCGAAGGAGTCACAAGCTTCAAGCTTTTTATGGCGTATCCGAACGTTCTGATGGTCGACGATGCCACAATTTTCCGAGCGATGCGGCAGACCGGCAATAACGGGGCACTCGTCTGTATGCACGCAGAGAACGGAGGCGTCATAGATCTCTTCATTCAAAAAGCCCTTGCCGAGGGCAAAACTGCTCCCATCTATCACGCCCTGACCAGGCCGACGACGGCCGAAAGCGAGGCCGTCAACAGAGCGATCGCGCTTGCTCAGATGGCCGGATCTCCCGTCTACATTGTTCATCTTTCTTCCGCCGATGCGCTGGAAAAAGTCTCGGAAGCACGCGACAAAGGGGTCCCTGTGTTCGCAGAAACCTGTCCGCAATATCTCCTCCTCTCCGTAGAGGACCTCGACCGTCCGAATTTTGAAGGAGCAAAATTCGTTTTCACTCCCCCGCTTCGAGAAAAATGGCATCAGGACAAACTGTGGGAAGGATTGAAGAAAAATACTCTTCAGGTTGTTTCTACAGATCATTGTCCCTTCTGTTTCAAAGAGCAAAAGGAGTTAGGGCGCGACAGCTTTGCCAAGATTCCGAACGGCGGCCCCGGCGTGGAAAACAGGTTGCAGCTCCTTCATCATCACGGCGTCAATCAAAAACGGATCTCTCTGAATCGCTGGGTCGAGCTGGTTGCGGCGACGCCGGCAAAAATGTTTGGCCTCTATCCGCGGAAGGGAACGATCGCAGTCGGGAGCGATGCCGACATCGTTATCTGGGATCCAAACAAAGAAATCACTATCTCAGCAGCGTCTCATCATATGCGCGTCGACTATTCGATGTTTGAAGGATTCAAGGTCAAGGGGGATGCCGAGACTGTGCTCTCGCGGGGAGAAATAATCGTCGATAAGGGAAAATGGCTCGGCAACGTTGGACGCGGAACATTCATCAAACGGGATACCTACGCTGGGGCATGGAGATAA
- a CDS encoding DUF5673 domain-containing protein has protein sequence MTWLTYFSLITGIWSLGYAFRGKTMTQYPSQRGMFIGTGIALLATGGGILMHPSSSPLDSDTLFTVASTLLAAVLFGLIASYPFVKKKAGALLHDGIPRAQSKRISGMTTAGMFAILAALTIIQRHFTREACAELIFFVAVILYFASPIFGKVELRQHGILDTYTLFRWNDISSYRWAGERENNLILNFKTSWRRTATISLPPDQRESIESIFKQQISPNEAQA, from the coding sequence ATGACCTGGCTTACTTATTTTTCGTTGATTACCGGTATCTGGTCGCTCGGTTACGCGTTCCGCGGCAAGACGATGACGCAATATCCTTCGCAACGCGGAATGTTCATCGGAACAGGCATCGCCTTACTTGCAACGGGCGGAGGGATTCTTATGCATCCCAGTTCTTCCCCTCTGGATTCAGATACTTTATTCACTGTTGCTTCAACCCTCCTTGCGGCGGTCCTGTTCGGATTGATCGCAAGTTACCCCTTTGTTAAGAAAAAAGCAGGGGCGTTGCTGCACGACGGTATTCCGCGCGCTCAAAGCAAGAGGATCTCCGGCATGACGACCGCAGGCATGTTCGCGATCCTGGCAGCATTGACCATCATCCAAAGGCATTTTACACGTGAGGCATGTGCTGAACTTATATTCTTTGTCGCCGTCATTTTATACTTTGCATCCCCGATCTTTGGCAAAGTAGAACTGCGGCAACATGGGATCCTCGATACCTATACCCTCTTTCGATGGAACGATATTTCTTCGTACCGATGGGCCGGCGAGCGTGAAAATAATCTTATCCTCAACTTTAAAACCTCGTGGCGAAGGACAGCAACGATCTCCCTCCCTCCGGATCAAAGGGAATCGATTGAATCGATCTTCAAGCAGCAGATAAGCCCTAACGAAGCTCAAGCGTGA
- the preA gene encoding NAD-dependent dihydropyrimidine dehydrogenase subunit PreA, translated as MVDLSIDCGGIKSPNPFWLASAPPTNSAYQVCKAFEAGWGGAVWKTIGEPVMNVVNRYGAIDFNGQKILGLNNIELISDRPVEVNLREIAETKKLWPDRAVIASLMVESKRETWHDIVKRAIDTGCDGIELNYGCPHGMSERGMGSAVGQVPEYCTMITDWVTEVSTIPVLVKLTPNVSDIRFPGRAAKRGNADGISLINTINTIMGVDLDTFELNPSVDGKGGHGGYAGPAVKPIALNMVSQIASDPEINLPISAIGGISTWRDALEFILLGASSVQVCTAVMHYGFRVIDDLIEGLTNWMEEKNVRTLEEVRGKSLRCMSDFGSLNLLYKAAARIDESKCIQCNLCYIACNDSAHQCIDLLPHNGKTQPKVRESDCVGCRLCFIVCPVEKCISMVRLDDGSEEITWNELMKQMPQPLTWEALRQFQQKHGIEIH; from the coding sequence ATGGTCGACCTTTCGATAGATTGCGGCGGAATCAAGTCGCCGAACCCTTTCTGGCTTGCATCGGCCCCGCCGACCAATTCTGCCTACCAGGTTTGCAAAGCATTTGAAGCCGGCTGGGGAGGCGCGGTGTGGAAAACGATCGGGGAGCCCGTCATGAACGTCGTCAATCGCTACGGCGCGATCGACTTCAACGGCCAAAAGATTCTCGGACTCAACAACATCGAACTTATCAGCGACCGGCCGGTCGAGGTCAATTTGCGCGAGATCGCCGAGACGAAGAAGTTGTGGCCCGACCGGGCCGTCATTGCCTCGTTGATGGTTGAATCAAAACGGGAAACCTGGCATGACATCGTCAAGCGGGCGATCGACACCGGGTGCGACGGCATTGAACTGAATTATGGCTGCCCTCACGGCATGAGCGAACGAGGCATGGGCTCCGCCGTCGGGCAGGTGCCGGAGTATTGTACGATGATCACCGATTGGGTCACCGAGGTCTCGACAATTCCCGTTCTCGTCAAGCTGACGCCGAATGTTTCCGACATCCGCTTTCCCGGCCGCGCAGCGAAAAGAGGAAACGCTGACGGCATCTCCCTTATCAACACGATCAACACGATCATGGGAGTTGACCTTGATACGTTCGAGCTGAATCCTTCCGTGGACGGCAAAGGCGGGCACGGCGGATACGCCGGCCCTGCTGTAAAACCGATCGCCCTGAACATGGTTTCGCAAATCGCCTCTGACCCGGAAATCAATCTCCCGATCTCCGCCATCGGAGGAATTTCGACCTGGAGGGATGCGCTCGAATTCATCCTCCTTGGAGCTTCTTCGGTACAGGTCTGCACCGCGGTAATGCACTATGGGTTCCGCGTTATCGACGACTTGATCGAAGGATTGACGAATTGGATGGAGGAAAAGAACGTTCGGACCCTCGAGGAGGTTCGCGGAAAGTCGTTACGATGCATGTCCGATTTCGGCAGTCTCAACCTTCTCTATAAAGCCGCGGCACGCATCGACGAATCAAAATGCATACAATGCAACCTCTGTTACATCGCCTGCAACGATTCCGCGCATCAATGTATCGACCTTCTTCCGCACAACGGAAAAACCCAGCCGAAAGTACGTGAATCGGATTGCGTTGGATGCCGGCTCTGTTTCATCGTCTGCCCGGTCGAAAAATGTATCTCGATGGTGCGGCTCGACGACGGCTCTGAAGAAATTACCTGGAATGAACTGATGAAGCAGATGCCTCAGCCGCTGACCTGGGAAGCGCTAAGGCAATTTCAGCAAAAGCACGGAATCGAAATTCACTGA
- a CDS encoding NAD(P)-dependent oxidoreductase has translation MNNLALKLSAEEYEKNFAELHPPLSPNSAVAEADRCLYCFDSPCMKACPTHIDIPTFIKKIATGNLKGSAKTILSSNWVALTCAKACPVEELCEGACVYNARGEQPIQIGRLQRYAMDWYVDRGMPTLFTPASNNGRSVGVVGAGPAGLACAAELALMGYDVTIYEARSEPGGLDTWGIAPYKVTRQDSLNETKIVEHLGVRIKTGMAIGEALSVDQLTEIHDAVFLGVGLKIAARLRIPGEDLQGVHDALRFIEKVTSRKWNSVDIAKRVAVIGAGNTAIDAATEAKRLGAEQVMIIYRRSREEMSAYDFEFELAKSDGIAFHFLTAPKQIIGSTHVEAIECVKMKLGEPDNKGKRLPLQIPGSEFRLPVDMVIKAVGQTTEENFLASIPQVKIEGGKVQVDPETFQTGNPKFFAGGDCINGGKEVVNAAADGKRAAHGIDKFLTVKK, from the coding sequence ATGAACAACCTTGCGTTGAAACTTTCCGCCGAAGAGTACGAAAAAAATTTCGCTGAGCTGCATCCCCCCCTTTCGCCGAATTCCGCCGTTGCCGAGGCTGACCGCTGCCTCTACTGTTTCGATTCTCCATGCATGAAAGCCTGCCCGACGCACATCGACATTCCGACGTTCATAAAAAAAATCGCGACGGGAAATCTCAAAGGTTCGGCAAAGACCATCCTCTCGTCGAATTGGGTGGCGTTGACCTGTGCGAAAGCCTGCCCCGTCGAAGAATTGTGCGAGGGGGCGTGCGTCTATAACGCGCGGGGCGAACAACCGATCCAAATCGGACGGCTGCAGCGGTATGCAATGGATTGGTACGTGGACCGGGGCATGCCAACGCTCTTCACGCCAGCCTCAAATAACGGAAGGTCGGTGGGAGTGGTCGGCGCCGGTCCTGCAGGGTTAGCGTGTGCCGCAGAGCTGGCGTTGATGGGATATGATGTTACGATTTATGAAGCTAGAAGCGAGCCGGGCGGGCTCGATACTTGGGGTATTGCTCCATACAAGGTGACGAGGCAAGACAGCTTGAATGAAACAAAAATTGTCGAACATCTCGGCGTGCGCATAAAAACAGGGATGGCGATCGGCGAAGCCCTGTCGGTGGATCAGCTGACAGAGATTCACGATGCGGTCTTCCTCGGCGTCGGATTGAAAATTGCTGCTCGTCTTCGGATCCCCGGTGAAGATTTGCAGGGAGTTCATGATGCGCTGCGTTTCATAGAAAAGGTCACATCACGAAAATGGAATTCCGTCGACATTGCAAAACGCGTGGCTGTTATCGGGGCGGGAAATACCGCAATTGACGCAGCCACCGAGGCAAAGCGTCTCGGCGCCGAACAGGTGATGATCATCTACCGCCGAAGCAGAGAAGAAATGTCGGCATATGATTTCGAATTCGAGCTGGCAAAAAGCGACGGCATCGCCTTCCATTTCCTCACGGCGCCTAAACAGATCATTGGGTCGACCCACGTTGAAGCCATTGAATGCGTAAAAATGAAATTGGGTGAACCCGACAATAAAGGAAAACGCCTCCCGTTGCAAATTCCCGGATCTGAATTCCGGCTTCCGGTGGACATGGTCATCAAGGCAGTGGGGCAAACGACCGAAGAAAATTTTCTCGCAAGCATTCCTCAGGTGAAAATAGAAGGCGGAAAAGTGCAGGTCGATCCCGAAACATTCCAGACCGGCAATCCAAAATTTTTCGCGGGCGGGGACTGCATCAACGGGGGAAAGGAAGTTGTCAACGCCGCTGCCGACGGCAAACGGGCGGCGCATGGCATCGATAAATTCTTAACGGTCAAAAAGTGA